From Pseudanabaena sp. PCC 6802, one genomic window encodes:
- a CDS encoding ElyC/SanA/YdcF family protein — translation MAKSSPINADILVVEGWLPDYAIQSAVTEFKQGSYHKLITIGGSLPKGFYLSEYKTFAELAAATLMALGVDREQLIVVSDPSQSQSRTYNSAVILNQWLSTSELQIKSLNIYTLGTHARRSWLLFKQALATKISVGIIATEPLNYDSKNWWHSSEGVRTVIPELLAYLYACIFKF, via the coding sequence TTGGCTAAAAGCTCACCTATAAACGCAGATATTTTGGTTGTGGAAGGATGGCTACCAGACTATGCCATCCAGTCAGCAGTAACTGAATTCAAACAGGGTTCATATCACAAACTTATTACAATTGGTGGTTCGTTGCCCAAAGGCTTCTATTTATCTGAATATAAAACCTTTGCGGAACTTGCTGCGGCAACTTTAATGGCTCTTGGTGTTGATCGAGAGCAACTGATCGTAGTTTCCGATCCCAGCCAATCTCAAAGTCGAACCTACAATTCTGCTGTGATACTCAATCAATGGTTATCCACTTCAGAACTACAGATAAAATCACTTAATATCTATACTCTCGGTACGCATGCTCGCCGAAGTTGGTTGCTATTTAAGCAGGCACTAGCAACCAAAATATCAGTGGGGATTATTGCAACTGAGCCATTAAACTACGATTCGAAAAATTGGTGGCACTCTAGTGAAGGGGTTCGAACAGTCATTCCTGAACTACTTGCCTACCTGTATGCGTGCATCTTCAAATTTTGA
- a CDS encoding GDSL-type esterase/lipase family protein produces the protein MAISIAKILLPNLWQKWEQQKAHLNDWPQLKVYQQSNLALAALETDEHRVVFFGDSITEFWDLKAAFPEKNYINRGISGQTTAQMLVRFRPDAISLRPKVIVILAGINDIAGNTGSMTLEAIEGNYLSMSQIARSSGISVIFASVLPIHDCSPIKQSDPYSPEKIRALNNWLQLHCNEQQHIYLDYHSHMIDSHGMLQTELSDDGVHPNMKGYKIMTALAETYIQKVFQQLELITRNATLLS, from the coding sequence ATGGCTATTTCGATCGCAAAGATACTTCTACCTAATTTGTGGCAAAAGTGGGAGCAACAGAAAGCTCATTTGAATGATTGGCCGCAACTGAAAGTATATCAACAGAGCAACCTTGCTCTTGCTGCTCTAGAAACAGACGAACATCGGGTTGTCTTCTTTGGTGATTCCATTACTGAGTTCTGGGATTTGAAAGCAGCTTTCCCAGAGAAAAATTATATCAATCGTGGTATCTCTGGACAAACAACTGCACAAATGCTCGTCCGCTTTCGTCCAGATGCAATCTCCTTACGCCCCAAGGTTATTGTAATCCTCGCAGGGATAAACGACATTGCCGGAAATACAGGATCGATGACCCTCGAAGCGATCGAAGGTAATTATTTATCTATGTCCCAAATTGCTCGAAGCAGTGGTATTAGCGTTATCTTCGCTTCGGTCTTACCCATCCACGATTGCAGCCCCATAAAACAATCCGATCCATATTCTCCTGAAAAGATTCGCGCATTAAATAACTGGCTACAACTTCACTGCAATGAGCAGCAGCACATCTATCTTGACTATCACAGTCATATGATAGACAGTCATGGGATGTTACAAACAGAGCTATCTGACGATGGAGTACATCCAAATATGAAAGGCTACAAGATAATGACTGCATTGGCAGAAACTTATATTCAGAAAGTGTTTCAGCAATTAGAACTTATTACACGCAACGCTACATTATTATCATGA